The following proteins are encoded in a genomic region of Gemmatimonadaceae bacterium:
- a CDS encoding glycosyltransferase family 4 protein gives MPTVPTVLHVIYDDLSNPWVGGGGAVRVRELYRRLEGRVDVTVATGNFPGARDEVIDGIRYKRLGSPRPYAWSRLTWGREVNRLLRTAPYDAAIFDFSGYSPVFLPRDRPTGVTVHHTSQPTARHRWGAVLALALGRIERTMMRRARRASATSLASRETIARVAPELPVDIVGAGVPEALFTLTRRPGEFLLYFGRLDVFHKGLDTLLEAIALLARERPGIELRIAGRGNGAERIAALVRALGIEDNVRMLGAVTDEQRDELFAEAAVQLMPSRFEGFGLAAAEAMAAGVPLVASSAGSLPEVVDAPRGGVLVPPGDPRALADAAGRLLDDPAARSALSESARQSARRFSWSAVAEAHLEFIRRIAATAATPHLTT, from the coding sequence GTGCCGACGGTGCCGACGGTGCTGCACGTGATTTATGACGATCTGTCGAATCCCTGGGTCGGCGGCGGTGGCGCCGTGCGCGTGCGCGAGCTCTATCGGCGGCTCGAGGGTCGGGTTGATGTCACGGTCGCGACGGGGAACTTCCCCGGAGCGCGGGACGAAGTCATTGACGGCATCAGGTACAAGCGACTGGGCTCGCCGCGTCCCTACGCGTGGAGCCGGCTGACGTGGGGGCGCGAGGTCAACAGGCTGCTGCGGACCGCGCCGTACGACGCGGCGATCTTCGATTTCTCCGGATACAGTCCCGTCTTTCTTCCGCGCGACCGGCCGACGGGAGTGACAGTGCATCACACCAGTCAGCCGACGGCCCGCCACCGGTGGGGCGCCGTGCTGGCGCTCGCGCTCGGCAGAATCGAACGGACAATGATGCGTCGGGCCCGGAGGGCGAGCGCGACGTCGCTCGCTTCGCGCGAGACGATCGCTCGCGTCGCCCCGGAACTGCCCGTGGATATTGTCGGCGCGGGAGTCCCGGAAGCGCTCTTCACGCTCACGCGGCGGCCTGGCGAATTTCTGCTCTACTTCGGCCGGCTCGACGTATTCCACAAGGGGCTCGACACTCTGCTCGAGGCGATCGCACTGCTTGCGCGGGAGCGGCCGGGCATCGAGCTGCGCATCGCCGGCAGAGGGAACGGAGCGGAGCGTATCGCCGCTCTGGTGCGCGCGCTCGGAATCGAGGACAACGTGCGCATGCTCGGGGCGGTGACGGACGAGCAGCGCGACGAGCTGTTTGCCGAAGCGGCGGTGCAGCTGATGCCGTCGCGGTTCGAGGGTTTCGGACTCGCGGCGGCGGAAGCGATGGCGGCGGGAGTTCCGCTCGTCGCGAGCTCGGCGGGATCGCTTCCCGAGGTCGTAGACGCGCCGCGAGGCGGAGTCCTGGTTCCGCCAGGCGACCCTCGCGCACTCGCCGACGCAGCGGGCCGCCTGCTCGACGATCCGGCCGCGCGGTCCGCCCTCTCCGAGTCGGCGCGGCAGTCAGCGCGCCGGTTCAGCTGGTCAGCGGTAGCCGAGGCGCATCTGGAGTTCATCAGACGCATTGCGGCGACGGCCGCGACACCACATCTCACGACATGA